A segment of the Mogibacterium diversum genome:
CTTGCATCGGCGGTGATGGAACCTTTCTAAACTGTGTACATGAATGCAGACTCCCAAAGACGCCTATTATCGGGATAAATACCGGTCATCTAGGTTTTTTTCAGGAGCTGGTTCCTTCTGAACTTGAGATGTTTGTTAATCACTATAATGATGGCAATTACACAGTTGAAAAGATACATCCAATACGCGCCCTAATCACAGACAGAGATGGCATTCACGAGATAACGGGAATAAACGAGATACTTGTAATGGGTATGTATACAAAACTTGCCCATCTTTCGATAATCATGGACGATACTCCAATTCAGGAGTTTATCGGCGATGGAATCCTCGTATCAACTCCTGTTGGATCAACCGCTTATAACTATTCACTTGGTGGCTCACTGGTAGCTCCAGAGCTAGATGCCCTACAATTAACACCGATGGCTCCGATGAATACTAGCGCTTACAGATGCTTTAGGTCGAGTATTCTCTACCCTGCGTCAAAAAAAGTTAGACTGGTAACGCGCAAGAGTACCGTCGGAGACAAACTTTTATTAGCATATGATGGACTTACAAGAGAATTTAGCAATGTATCTAAAATTGATGTAATGCAGGCAGATGACGAGATTCATCTTCTAAGACTGCCTGGTTACGATTACTGGAAGAAGCTTACGAACAAGCTTTTATAGACTGAATTTGAGGAAATAATGGGAAAATACAATCACAAAGTAACTGAATCTGATATCGGTTTGAGCATAAATCAGATCATAAAAGCGAATTTCAAATTCTCATCACGGTTCAAAACTAAGATAAAATTTCAGAAACTTGTTGATCTCAACGGTATACCTACTCCTGGATTTATTAAACCAGATGTAGGAGATGTAATATCGATAAGACTTCCAGAAGAAATTAGCGATTTTCCAGCTGAAGATATTCCTATAGATGTAATTTATGAAGATGATGATCTCATGTTTATCAACAAACAGCCTGGCGTGATAGTTCATCCAACTAAAGGACACCCACTTCATACTATCGCAAATGGTCTAATGAAATACATGAAGGATAACGACCAAAGCTACAAGATTCGTTTCGCTAATAGAATCGACATGGATACATCTGGAATCGTCATCGTTGCAAAAAATGCGAACACACAAAACGACATATCCCACCAGATGCGTGCCAATTCAGTGCATAAGCAGTACATAGCAATCGTTAACGGTGTTATTGAAGATGATGAATTTACTATAGACGAGCCTATCGGGAGACCT
Coding sequences within it:
- a CDS encoding NAD(+)/NADH kinase; the encoded protein is MKPTKVFIYSNDTGLSKATANELVNVLSKKKFEIASKYDETVDLIACIGGDGTFLNCVHECRLPKTPIIGINTGHLGFFQELVPSELEMFVNHYNDGNYTVEKIHPIRALITDRDGIHEITGINEILVMGMYTKLAHLSIIMDDTPIQEFIGDGILVSTPVGSTAYNYSLGGSLVAPELDALQLTPMAPMNTSAYRCFRSSILYPASKKVRLVTRKSTVGDKLLLAYDGLTREFSNVSKIDVMQADDEIHLLRLPGYDYWKKLTNKLL
- a CDS encoding RluA family pseudouridine synthase, whose protein sequence is MGKYNHKVTESDIGLSINQIIKANFKFSSRFKTKIKFQKLVDLNGIPTPGFIKPDVGDVISIRLPEEISDFPAEDIPIDVIYEDDDLMFINKQPGVIVHPTKGHPLHTIANGLMKYMKDNDQSYKIRFANRIDMDTSGIVIVAKNANTQNDISHQMRANSVHKQYIAIVNGVIEDDEFTIDEPIGRPSEESIQRTVLSEGGKDAITDVKVLERFKRNTLVEVTLHTGRTHQIRVHLTHIGHPITGDHLYGGDAPELMERQALHAAKMSLKHPMTEKTLNIEAPLPDDMKKCLSILRR